aaatcttttgagcctagttacaagtaaactgtgcaattactaggctcaaaagatttatgcgaaagtgctacggtagccaaaaataaaaatttttgcgaactaaacaaggccatatctTTAAGACAGCCATGTACTATTtcaatttcaaatcaaaaaatgCTCCAATTTAGAGAAATCTGAATCTAAAGTTTTCAATTTCAACTTTAAGGtttttgatgatgatgattttgACCGTGTGGATTTCACTAAACTCTTTCCAAATTACTATGGCTCCTGCGAAGCTTCAGCCGTCACGTTCTTTTTCATGTGTTGTCTGGATGCGTTTCTTCGTTCCTGTTTCCtttttgagggatgagttccaATCTCCACACAAAGCAAAACGTGAATAGCAGCCGACTCATAGGCATTTCCCAATAGCAAGCACATTATTTCTATTTCCTTTTTGGAAAGTCCGTCACACCAAATCacgagggccttgtttagttcaccctcaaaatcaaaaagttttcaagattccccgtcacatcgaatcttgtggcacatgtatgaaacattaaatatagacgaaaacaaaaactaattacacagtttagctgtaaatcatgagacgaatcttttgatcctatttaatccatgattggataatatttgtcacaaacaaacgaaagtgctacagtaccgaaaaattTTCACTTTTTCAgaactaaggctttgtttagttcccaaaatttttcaagattccccgtcacatcgaatcttgcggcacatgcatgaagcattaaatatagacgaaaacaaaaattaactacgcagtttatctgtaaatcgcgagacgaatcttttgattctagttagtctatgattggataatatttgccacaaacaaacgaaagtgctacagtagcgaaatccaaaatttttctcgaggcctaaACAAGACGCTTCACGATAGCCAGACGCTCCACGCTCCGGACGTGCAGTACGGGTAGGTACGGCGGATTGGTACCACCGTAGCAGGTAGCACTCGGACAAAGACAAGTTTTCACATGCAACTCAGGTCCACGCCTGGTCAGGAGGTGGGTAAGGCTTCgtgattttttttaagatttggcTAGcagttttgtttatatttgtaatcattatccaatcatgaactaagtagattcaaaaaattcatctcgcaaattacagacaaactgtgcagttagttattttttttatctacatatcAAACATGCAGGCTGATAACTAGTGCCAATTTCATCAGACATCAGTACGGCTCACATAATGATACAATCAAACTATCATCACAATCAAGGCGTGCAATTTTCTTCACGGTAAAAAATCTATGCTGATACCCAGGTTACCAGGTACCCATCATTATTAATACACGGCAACACGAGACAGGTGGAGAGCGATGCTCATTATTAAAAGACAGACATCGTTTTCACTTGTTCGTGCTACCTGCTACATTACGTTATCCTCGCTCCTTGGTCCGGTTGCAATGAAATCTTACACCATTAGAAAAATGCATAAAGCCCAGCTTCTGCAACCTTCCTCACATTATTTGCTGCTTGTCTTTCATTATTATCTTGTGGAGTGCTTTCTTGGCTTTCCTCCAAAGTCTCAACCTTTTGAGGGACATCAAATGCTAGCCTCTGAATATTGAACTGCACGGGAGAACAAAATTCAAGAATTTGGCGGAAAACAAATGTCCCTTTGTCAAGACCCAATAGCCTCGTGGTTGATCATAAGCATATATTTTACCTGTGCACCCTGTCGAACACGTATATCTATCCCTTCGCTATCTACTGATATAAGAGCAGCAGCATCGACCTCCCCTTCTGACCTCTCGAAGTGGTTTAGAGAAATATAGCATTCAACTCCTGCATGAAATGCATCAGAATCTTTTACTGTAGAAACTTATGACTGGCATGTAGCTAGCCAAATGACCCAGCTAACCTGTTGCGATCATTATACCATATAAACAAGGTATCACTGATCTGGTATGGTTGGTTACCTTCAAACTTTGCAAGTCACCACCATCAACTGCTGTCTTATCAGGTTGAACAGTTTCGTACTCCTTAACATCTATCCATGCAacagttccaaagcccccaATGAAGTATATGTCACTGTAATTAGTGGGATAGTTTTGTCACAATCCTAATTTGACAATCAAAACACTGCTTTTTGCACATATGTTAAACTACACAGCTGAACTCAAATGACAAACGGATAGGAAAACACAGGATAATAAAGGGACATAACCAATCAGAAGTCCAGACCTTAGGTCGTGCATCCTGTAATAGTAAAAATTTCCCCACTGCTGATGTTTTGCTACATATCTCTTATGTGCCCATTCCTAATGAACATGAACAATCAGTTCGTCGTCAAAGTTCCAAAACCAAGAATGGAAGAAAACATTACCCAACACTTCATATTAACAGTTCTGAAGATACATCAACGTTCCAAATTCAAATCATGTCTAAAGAGCATAACAAAAAAAACTAGTCCCTTTACATCCATGGCAAAGTGTTACCAAGAGCAAATACTAGTAGCTCAACAGGAGTTACCAATTAGGGGAATTTGATGTTGAAAAAATCTCAGTCCAGAAAAGACTACCAAACaacatgttgatgcaaaactgatctgcaaacacaaagggctaatacccgattcaaacgttaagacgtgccagccgatttgaccttactatcggcaaaggtgataactcgaatactttagtcctgacaacagcaatgcgcccggatgtcacggctaagaggtactcacacggaacttgagaacacgccgagcttaagtcgacgaattcctaagaactcgtagtaaaaaggaaaaagtatgacgaagtcgtcgaaaaagtagatgctggaatatgagtaaaaatgtgtgtttgattgattgatagatgtctcattacaaggccctagggtctatatttataccctgctcaaagagctacaaccagacacgattagaattcgaattccaaattacacggaatccgtatacaaaacgatgtaaataattaaggaaataacaaaactatcctccgtgacaaactgaaactcctccacacaacgaccggcaacttccggactccttctttgtatcatcggcagacccttcgccatagtcatcggcagactttctcatCTATCCATCGGCACAGTCATATCACTGCccgtagacttagtcacgttcaacttttcttcatcggcaaccatcctcatcggcacttCACCCTGTAAACAgcatactgccaccttatcccgccatcctagacacgtgcccaaaaacggtgtcaacacatgccccccagtttcggagtataaaactattaatgctccgaaattctctgcagtaatgatgccttttcccgcaattaatgctcctaatctggtaaccgacaacctcaatctgaacaactctgatcctattcctccgcagattcctcgaaatccccaacttcctaaacgggcatttcttCTCAGCCGTATATCGGCaataataccgttacaaaggtctgccgatgttctgaccaggatattcgcacaaacggttacttcccctccatccgcccatcggcaatatgaccgttatagaatgctgtcgatggaccgaccaggagatctcgcacagtaaaatatcttcagataatgaccgcttcctgtcaaatcacctgcacaatccctggattaccgtgcgaacagttaccatatccacctgagtaccctcggatttctcggatgcggcaaagagataagtcagatttgcccttgcccattttgtcctataaatagttccttctcgggtactccttccccatcacaccattctactacccaactttacttttccagcggcggcgccatctaaaactcccaaggtctccgacaagtactcctcctcatcaactccggcgccctCAAACGCTTTCTTTGCAGCAAGATGgtcgttggcttcgtcgtccctgaggtcaaatctccaccccgtctcctgtatttttcttcatatccctgttcatttgcaattcattttactgaatatcttccttttcttttctctttgtaTTTCATTTTATTCCcaaaaatcactaggaattgtccaataaaattgtcatccccactgatcaaccacacctccaatgtctcggccctctaggagatccagatccaaccgaccttattaatgcagaaaccaacaggatccccttcagaactgaaaatttttctttagatctgtggaaagataccttccgctcttggcctagccctaccgtagggtggaaagactggttcttgagagtcagcaattcttatgaagtccaatgggacgaaaggaagctagcccaatgcattaggttgtccattgccgatatgcataggaacgagtcactgctgatagctgcatcctacttttggtcagacaccctcaatgcttttgcctttggccacggccctgcttctcctacccttgccgatgtagccatgcttactggtctagatatatcttctgccgatagcacccacttttttgatactgcccctagtgccaaagtggagactcgcgctatcggcggttggtcagggtacattcagaagtaccgtgggaaaggatctgtcaccataaaggaacaaaccacctttctgaacatgtggctggacaagtttgtattctgtggtcgatcggcaggaccgacttctgtctatctatcggcagcagagagattggctaacggtggccaatttcctctcggccgatacttgcttggcgctgtttaccaccttctccatcaggtagcccagaaactcctgcttggccagtccatcggcaacttgggaggcccctggtggtttattaatatgtggctcaatctgcacctgcataagcgccttgatttcaacttgttcacacagcacttcccaagagatatagccgaaaaccatgtgttgggtgaagaggaatcggcaacgcgtgcccccttgaactttggcgaagctgtcatagttctacctggttcagggagtaattcGGATCatatcggccgattcttccagactctgtatgagggtttagccagagacgaacgaccatggttggcttatgatgacccagatagcatgctccctctgaccttcaacccatttgatgaagctctcgacagagataatgaggtgatgatggcaattgtgactcccagaatcattccagtgaatttcttcggtagcacaaaaacctctcctcagacttatgaattttacaatccatcggcattagctcgccagttagctttcggccagctgtcgattgcacttccttatgccgatgtgataaaacccagagaaaccatcaacaaccttcttgagtggattcgagtagcccaactaccaccaaacgctgatacagatgtagatctgtcagaatgggttccggctgcttttatcactcaggcacacaagttatggtgggcagaatggaaagagcatctattctgcagatcggccctttcataccgcggcatgatcgactccgaatacgaagttcccgatgacactgtaagtatctcaaaccgatgtttcattttctcaatattacttccatcggtagcttacccttgtgttccttttgcaggttgacaacatccctccatgggttagcaggagtggcaagccgattgacttaTTTCCATCAgacccgatttcctcaatcggccacaatgctcccactctagcttccatcgtgcatcggggtgtgcgcctcaggaaagtcaccaccaggagaacccagacatcaccaacggtagctgctcccacccTGGCGCGGgccttcaaggcaatttgtcaaatccttTTCTTTTATGCTGAGTATCTTTACATCGGCTATATCTATGCTTATAAACCTTTGTTCGTTAttacagcaaaccagtgcatcggcaaaagtcacacgccaaggtgccgatgccccccagtccagccagccaaagaggaagggtgccaagagtaccagggccgaaacgaaacgccaaaaagtggcaactccccttcctcctccggtgtctccaatcccagtggagtcttctccttcttccccaGACGTCCAGACGCAGCAAGCactatctccccaaccaatgcaggaagcaccacagatggaagaacctcaaacagaaggtacatcagctgacgtgggtgaacaaacgACTGGCCCGGTGAGTCCAATTACATCATCGGCGGTtcccccgattcagacaactgttgctccttctccaggtaacatattttAACAATactattgccgatgaacttattctcatttagtctcataacctttctcgtcttctttcagtcgatatcgtcccatcggcaaccctagccgatcaacctgtagttccatcggcatctttggccgatcagcctgcagctccgtcagcacctcccagtccaaggcaagagatcgccttgaagcaagtaagtctccGTTTACCATcagcattatttgccgattccCTGAGTATGAACTAACCTTGctctccctcccaggaacaagattctcccgacagtctgttctccttcgccatcgatctttctgaagaagaaggcgaagaagcaagctcttctcggacagttggcattacatcggcagagatcaaggccaggctggaagaattgtcagctctcctccaccaggacacagcgcagttggttgacgactccgaccctaccaagaccctgttcagaactctcagaggccaaattccagccgacgtcgaagaaatcttattccaagccgctcatttggagagtcgccagctgcagtaccagagagctgctCGGTGTCTTgctgatagagccgctcagactcagctttccgatgaaatgaggagagAGAAActtctgaccgatgagaagcacaggaacatcggtatcctgagatcttctggagacgcgctgaagcagaagatatccgatctatcggcaagaagagaatccctgttggcggagctcaaggaagtggagaacgccctatcccaagcccaacaggaagagaaccaattgccagagaccatcaggcttcttgagcacgagcgaaatgttcatggtcgcaaggcacttcaactgaagaagaagctgaagccgatagaaggttctgccgatgacgacatcaaagagatagaagcagccaaccaaattcggctacgcgctatatcggcaatccaagcgctgcttaacacatagagtttccatcagcATTATATCTGTGCTGTCCTGCTTCCTCTGCTttcagtctagccgataggactgttatcggcatcttttaaaacattaaatcCACCCCTaaatacactttaatccagccgataggagtgttatcggcatttaaacttttatgcatcgacccatatgctagggtggtacttctttaaatacttgCCATTTAGTGCTCtgagaaattcaactccttcgagagtttctagaatataggcattaccaggagccgatcgacttatccgataaggaccttcccaattaggagaccagtttccaaacttcgaacttttagtcccgactggcaaaattaatttccataccaaatccccatcggcaaactccttagccttcactttcttatcataccatctagcaactctcttcttattttcttctatactcatcaaagcttttaaccgatgccctgctagatcatccaattcatcggtcatcaaagtggcataatcatcggcagttaattgatcttgaaaagataatcgcctagatccagccttaatttcccaaggcaacaccgcatcatgtccatacaccaattgatagggtgacaccttggttgatccatgacaagccatccgataagaccacaatgcttcatttaataatgtatgccaccgcttaggattttcttcaatctttcgtttaataagcttgataattcctttgttagacgcctcggcctgcccattggcttgagcataataaggagaagaattcaacactttaaccctcataccgattgcgaattcatcaaactcccccgatgtaaacataatgccctgatcggtagtaatcgtttgagggatcccaaatcggtaaataatgtgctccttcacaaaatcaatcatattggccgatgtgactttcttcaaaggaatagcttcaacccacttagtgaaataatcagtggcaactagaatgaacttatgccctttgctagatggtggataaatctggccgatcagatcgatagcccatccccggaacagccaaggctttattataggattcatagccgatgcgggcgctctctgaatattaccaaacttttgacaaccttgacatcccttgaaatatttaaaacaatcctcaagtatggtcggccaaaaatatccattccttcgaatcatccatttcatcttaaaagctgactgatgcgctccacacactccttcatggatttcccccatcaaacttctagcttcatcatcacccaagcatcggagaagaattccgtcgatagttcgataatacaattcatcttcaagaagcacatacttggttgcttgaaatcgaacccgtctttcaacttttttggatggatcttttagataatccataatttctttcctccaatcatcggcaccgattgccgatattgcattaatcattggctgatatcccgaggcatgctgagctaaccgattggcgtcttcattatgcaatcggggaacatgctctaatcggaaatccttgaattccttcaacagttgcatacttctctcgaaataagatatgagaacttcacttcggcattcatagctcccggccaattgatttataaccaacatagaatccccgaagatttcaacagcatcagcacgaacctctcttaacaactctaatcccttgatcagagcctgatactcagtctgattatttgttgacgtggcaacgatcggcaaggaaaactcatacttcctccccttaggggaaactaatacaatgccgattcctgcccccggtcacaggtagatccatcaaagaagagcgtccagggtacaatttccaaggtttccactacaccgcaatgctgagtcacaaaatcggccataatctgccccttgactgccttagccgattcgtaacgcaaatcgaactccgacagcgctaaaatccatttaccgatcctaccactcataatcggcatggatagcatgtaccggaccacgtcgtccttgcaaacaacagtgcattcggccgatagcaagtaatgcctcagtttgatacacgaaaaatacaagcataggcatagtttttcgatggccgaatacctggtttcagcatcaatcaacctcctactcaagtaataaattaccctttctttcccttcaaattcttgaactaaagctgaaccgataaccgatccatcggcagacaaatacaatttgaagggctttccttgttgaggtggaactagaactggaggatttactagatacttcttgatttcatccagagccaactgctgttcttctccccaaataaattcttgatcggctttcaatttaagaagaggactgaaagcacgaatcttaccagacagattagatataaatctcctgataaaatttaccttgccgatcaaggattggagctcggtcttgttggtaggggccactattttattgatggcatcaatggatcttcgactaatttcaatacccctttgatgtaccatgaaaccaagaaactgccctgccgatacaccaaatgcacacttgttgggattcatcttcaatccatgcttacttgtgcactctaacactttttgtaaatcggcaagatgctttgagaaatctccagacttgaccaccacatcatcaatataaatctccacgagcttgccgatgaactcatgaaatataaaattcatagccctttgataagtagcaccagcattcttcaacccaaaagtcatgactatccattcaaatagcccaacatgaccaggacacctgaatgcggtttttggaatatcctcctctgccatgaatatttgattgtatcctgcattaccatccatgaagctgatgacccgatgaccagccgtagcatcaaccagtagatcggcgacaggcattgggtatccatccatcggcgtagctttattgagattcctgaaatcaatgcacactcgaagcttcccgttcttcttgtaaaccggaacaacattggaaatccactcggcataccgacactgccgaataaacttagcttcaataagtttggtgatttcggccttaatatcagatagaatgttaggattacatcggcgagctggttgctgatgtggccgaaatccagatttgatgggtaaccgatgttcaacaattgatcggtttaaaccaggcatctcggtataatcccaagcaaagcaatctttatattccttcaacaaactagtcaattgttgcttacactcaggatttaatttagcactaataaaagtaggcctaggcttatcaccactacctatatctacttctatcaaatcatcggccgatgtgaatccctggcctaattttccatcatcggcgaatctatccattaaaaaccgtcgtcagaaccgactgcttggatcggtggaatctcgtaatcggcaactttgagaaaatctttctcccaaacttcccctgaaatgcacctggtcctttcataggtatccgcctctgccgatgcgataacataagaagaatctcctgggacaatctcaattttgtcacctacccactgaaccaagcattggtgcattgtagatgggatgcaacaattggcatgaatccaatctcttcccaacaataagttgtaagcaccctttccaccgatcacgaagaaagttgtcggcaaggttttgctgccgatggtcaactccacacatattgcccccttaaccggagacacgtttccttcaaagtctttgagcatcatatcggtcttggtcaaatcctgatcccctttcccaagcttccgatatactgcatacggcataatattaatagcagctccaccatcaactaggatcttggtcattggctgcccatcaacccttcctttgacgaacagagctttgagatgctgtctctcgtcatcggcaggtttctcaaagatagccgtcatcggatccagagccagctgagctatctgatcagaaaattccaactcatcatcactggatggtgcaagaaactccatcggcaatataaagaccatgttgactcctgccgatggaccttccctcttagtgtctgatgactgctgacttccagagttctcgcccttgcttagctcctcttgcctttcacgttgcaatctcctcttctgtgtcttggttaatccttcaggacaccatggaggaagtggcttttgccttgctgccgggcgtcggttctccctcgactccatacgatgtgtgttagcatccctgcaaaatatgaactcatcgggaacccgcgcattagccatctcctcgagttcttcccggttcctgggaaaatactggacacggtcaccaagcctatcgtgcacgctaagcctgccccccagccgatcatgaactgacgcccttcctctgattggcccattaaatcgccgatcatcatcataataacgccgatcggtcctatcgtaccgatcataaccgttgcactcagggcagtctctgacagtaggtagcttgatattttcctcccaacaatggatgaagaacggacaattacaatgatctctgtgccgattccactcctgtcggcgtctttcttcttcccgtcgataatcgtcttgctggcgccgataccgatcctcccgttgttgccaattttctcgaggccttctatgagttataacgataccagatcgaggaggccttcctgagctagttcctccctggaccaagcccttacttcttgcatcggcagtagtaacttgatgctgaggatctaccgatgcactcttctcagctgtctccgatgttaagaccttagccttccccttcgcatccaacatgtttgtcgggaaaggatgttggtctatcttcatcggcttctgggccttggaactgtcaaacttgattctcctagactctatagccgattgcagcagctgtctgaatactttgcactcgttggtgtcatgggaagttgcattatgccacttgcaatatctcatcctctttaactcctctgccgatgggatcacatgattaggtgacagtttgatctgaccttcctgaagtagaaagtcaaatatcctatcggccttagcggtgtcaaaagcaaacttctctggttccttctgcccaaaaggacaagacatcggcttcttgttttttacccactctgccaaaccgattactggttcctcatcagaatctgagcttgttacttcatcgacaaatgacactttcttattccatgctcttttgggctcgaaaggcttgatgtcttgatcagaaatcctctgcaccaaatgacttaaactttcgaactcctgagaggcatacttatccctgatatgtggcaacagaccctggaaagccaaatcggctagctgccgatcatccagaaccaagctatagcatttatttttgacctctcgtatcctctgcacaaaaccctcaaccgactcatcattacgttgtctcaacttgaccaagtcggtgatcttcttctcgtgaacccccgaaaagaagtatttgtggaattgtttctccagatcggcccaagtaattactgagttgggaggtaatgatatgaaccaagtaaaggccgatccagacaatgacgaagaaaatagacgaaccctcaattcgtccctgttaccagcctctccacattgaatgatgaacctgttgacatgctccatggttgacgtgtcgtcctgcccggaaaacttggtaaaatccggtaccttgtaccgatgtggaagcgggatcaaatcatacgcgggaggatacggtgtccgataagagtaagtgttgactttgggttttatcccaaattgttccctcattacttcagcaatcttatcggcccaatatgcatcggcatcttgccaatgaggcggctgcggatctggcacttggtggcgaacctccacgtgtctgttcgggacgtgatctgcacggaacattggattgatcacctgccctccaatctgcggaccaccaaactgctgtccaccgattggctgtcctccgagttgctgtcccccgagttgctgtccgaaattcattgactggttgggaatccctgaccttggaacccgggatagaccttcccttgctggaaccctgtagtctggtaactctgctggggcgattgtggaaagacttgctgtccaagccatccattattagcgttcatcggcataggtgctgccgatgattggtaattgggtaccatcattgaattgacataccccgactgggccatagacctctgttgcatcagcattgactctgccgatgcgttaggcatctggaacattgaatcttgaggatttccagtgtgaggtcttgcagtagtagtcgtagtgtaccgaggactctggttcaccggcgcattgggaggcgccgatgtcataggagtcttgcccctcatatcagttatttgtgatgttcctggtgtcaactctggagg
This window of the Sorghum bicolor cultivar BTx623 chromosome 7, Sorghum_bicolor_NCBIv3, whole genome shotgun sequence genome carries:
- the LOC8062422 gene encoding uncharacterized protein LOC8062422 isoform X2; translation: MHDLSDIYFIGGFGTVAWIDVKEYETVQPDKTAVDGGDLQSLKVTNHTRSVIPCLYGIMIATGVECYISLNHFERSEGEVDAAALISVDSEGIDIRVRQGAQFNIQRLAFDVPQKVETLEESQESTPQDNNERQAANNVRKVAEAGLYAFF
- the LOC8062422 gene encoding uncharacterized protein LOC8062422 isoform X1, which encodes MESCRSQLTSRRRLHLPVLVLTQVDPELACLEHPYRWCAECTFAHGLPPPALAVHNLMEQEWAHKRYVAKHQQWGNFYYYRMHDLSDIYFIGGFGTVAWIDVKEYETVQPDKTAVDGGDLQSLKVTNHTRSVIPCLYGIMIATGVECYISLNHFERSEGEVDAAALISVDSEGIDIRVRQGAQFNIQRLAFDVPQKVETLEESQESTPQDNNERQAANNVRKVAEAGLYAFF